From a single Paenibacillus sp. FSL R5-0345 genomic region:
- a CDS encoding spore germination protein, whose translation MKSSETGRLSNRLKTNIDQLYGLLGESSDVVIKELQIEENTHISLVYIDGLVDTQVLHNSILYSLQEHIPYEQLGKLEPEQKIEIIKKQILIAGDLTVIVDFSQFVHELLSGSIMLLLDGTSTTLRIGLPGWEDRNVGEPSSQTVVRGPMEGFTENLRTNTALIRRKIKDSHLWLETVQIGRVTQTSVSIMYLSNIANKDLVQEVKRRLNKIDTDSILESGYIEEFIQETAVTPFPTVYNSDRPDTIAAGILEGKVAILVDGTPFVLLVPTFFVAFFQSAEDYYQRADIGTLLRLVRFISFFITLLAPSLYVAITTYHQEMIPTNLVISLAAQRESVPFPAFVEALIMEMTYEILREAGVRIPKNIGQAISIVGTLVIGQAAVAAGFISSAMVIIVSLTAISSFVIPETGMSIAARMIRFVLIGLAGFIGLYGILFGIFIIVLHLSSLRSFGMPYMSPLGPYNSKDLKDSIFRFPWPLLKTRPVENKTQNLFRQSRTSDEESKK comes from the coding sequence ATGAAGAGTTCGGAGACTGGCAGACTATCAAACCGATTGAAAACCAATATTGATCAGTTGTACGGATTGCTGGGCGAAAGTTCTGATGTAGTGATAAAAGAGTTACAGATAGAAGAAAATACTCATATTTCTTTGGTTTACATAGATGGTCTTGTGGATACTCAGGTTCTGCATAATTCAATTTTGTATTCTTTGCAGGAACATATTCCTTATGAACAGCTAGGGAAGCTTGAGCCCGAGCAGAAAATTGAGATCATTAAGAAACAAATATTAATAGCTGGTGATCTAACCGTCATCGTTGATTTCAGCCAATTTGTACACGAATTATTGTCCGGTAGTATAATGCTGCTGCTCGATGGGACATCCACCACTCTCCGGATCGGTTTACCTGGCTGGGAAGATCGTAATGTAGGGGAGCCTAGCTCACAAACGGTTGTTCGGGGACCCATGGAAGGATTCACTGAGAATTTGCGGACGAATACGGCACTGATTCGGCGGAAAATCAAAGATAGCCATTTATGGCTGGAAACCGTCCAGATCGGAAGGGTGACTCAAACCAGCGTATCTATTATGTATCTAAGCAACATCGCGAATAAGGATTTGGTGCAAGAAGTAAAACGCCGTCTGAATAAAATTGATACGGATAGTATCCTCGAGAGTGGATATATTGAAGAGTTTATTCAAGAGACGGCAGTGACACCTTTTCCTACCGTATACAACAGTGATCGTCCGGATACAATTGCAGCGGGTATCTTGGAAGGAAAAGTGGCTATTCTTGTCGATGGAACTCCTTTTGTGCTGCTGGTTCCCACATTTTTTGTAGCGTTTTTCCAGTCTGCCGAGGATTATTACCAAAGGGCTGATATTGGAACTTTGCTGAGATTAGTTCGTTTTATTTCATTTTTTATTACTTTGCTAGCTCCCTCATTATATGTTGCAATTACTACGTATCATCAGGAGATGATACCGACCAATCTTGTAATTAGTTTAGCTGCCCAGCGGGAGAGTGTTCCTTTTCCTGCTTTTGTCGAGGCGCTGATCATGGAAATGACATATGAGATTTTGCGGGAGGCTGGGGTTCGGATACCCAAAAACATTGGACAGGCGATATCCATTGTCGGAACGTTGGTGATTGGGCAAGCCGCAGTTGCAGCGGGTTTTATTTCTTCTGCAATGGTCATTATTGTATCGCTCACAGCGATTTCTAGTTTTGTTATTCCGGAGACAGGAATGTCTATAGCTGCCCGGATGATCCGTTTTGTGCTAATAGGTTTGGCCGGATTTATCGGATTATATGGGATTCTATTCGGTATTTTTATCATCGTGTTGCATTTATCGAGCTTGCGTTCTTTCGGAATGCCTTATATGAGTCCGCTTGGGCCTTATAATTCCAAAGACTTAAAGGATTCTATCTTTCGCTTTCCGTGGCCTTTACTAAAGACAAGACCCGTCGAAAACAAGACGCAGAACCTATTTCGTCAAAGTAGAACCAGTGATGAGGAATCAAAAAAATGA
- a CDS encoding Ger(x)C family spore germination protein, protein MNKKLVRGVLQLMIALQFTLVLSGCWERKELNEVAFVLGIGIDKAEKGYTVSMQVVIPSAISSQSTGGGGGTGVPVVVYKFTVPTFYDAQRMLNLDSSRTSYLGHIRVLVIGEELARSGVGEILDVFKRSREPRMDFYVLVARGTTASDVLNVLTPMDKLPANKLFSSLDNSYKDSAKTVAVTLDDFIENLLSQGENPVLTGVEVMGNPKDGEEKSNVERTMPKARLEYHTVAVFRKDKLIGWLNEGETIGYNYINDKVTAHSGPIAGEDGKPIVIEAIQASTKRKVKIIDGEPHIYLNVKALCNIEEVHSTENLESESTIRRLEKETEERIVERMQYTVEQVNNRFNVDIMGFGQSIYHDSPKAWAKLQHKKGGDYLKSLPIHYSASVVINRVGLTDNSFLEQIKE, encoded by the coding sequence ATGAATAAAAAATTAGTTAGAGGCGTTCTCCAATTGATGATAGCTCTCCAATTTACGTTGGTGCTAAGTGGTTGTTGGGAAAGGAAGGAGCTGAATGAAGTAGCCTTTGTACTGGGGATAGGGATTGACAAGGCTGAAAAGGGTTATACAGTTTCGATGCAGGTCGTTATTCCGTCTGCGATTTCCTCACAATCGACTGGAGGAGGGGGAGGCACTGGAGTCCCTGTGGTTGTTTATAAATTCACGGTACCTACGTTTTATGATGCACAGCGTATGTTGAATCTGGATAGTTCCAGGACAAGTTATCTTGGTCATATCCGGGTGTTGGTTATTGGGGAGGAGCTTGCCCGCTCTGGAGTGGGCGAGATACTGGATGTATTTAAAAGAAGTCGGGAACCACGTATGGATTTCTACGTTTTGGTTGCCAGAGGTACTACTGCCAGTGATGTCTTGAATGTCCTTACACCTATGGATAAATTACCAGCGAACAAATTATTTAGTTCCCTAGATAATTCTTATAAAGATTCAGCAAAAACAGTCGCCGTCACACTAGATGATTTTATTGAAAATTTATTGTCTCAAGGTGAAAATCCTGTACTGACCGGAGTGGAAGTGATGGGAAATCCAAAAGATGGGGAAGAAAAAAGCAATGTAGAGCGAACGATGCCAAAGGCGAGATTGGAATACCATACTGTGGCTGTGTTCAGAAAAGACAAACTGATCGGTTGGCTAAACGAGGGTGAAACGATCGGTTACAATTATATCAACGATAAGGTAACCGCACATTCTGGCCCGATAGCAGGAGAAGACGGAAAGCCCATTGTTATCGAAGCGATCCAAGCTTCAACCAAGCGCAAAGTGAAAATTATTGATGGGGAGCCGCATATTTACCTTAATGTTAAGGCGCTTTGCAATATTGAAGAAGTGCATAGTACAGAGAATTTGGAATCGGAAAGCACCATAAGACGTTTGGAAAAGGAAACAGAGGAACGGATTGTAGAGCGGATGCAATACACTGTGGAGCAAGTAAATAATCGCTTCAACGTTGATATTATGGGATTTGGACAATCGATCTATCATGACAGCCCTAAAGCATGGGCCAAGCTACAGCACAAGAAGGGCGGAGATTACCTTAAATCCTTGCCCATCCATTATAGTGCCTCAGTAGTTATTAACCGCGTTGGTCTAACCGATAATTCTTTTCTTGAACAAATCAAGGAGTGA
- a CDS encoding SDR family NAD(P)-dependent oxidoreductase gives MSINRFESKVVIITGAGTGIGKATALRVAREGGTVVVANRSDAGANTVEEIKALGGEAMFVRSDVSLEADCKNIVDQTLAAYGKIDCLYNNSAITGDNTDVIDYDPLLFQKVIQTNLTSQFYMLHYTLPHMKSGASVLNCSSLHGIFIGMANDAAYSASKHAIVGMTKSVAKEVGHRNIRVNALCPGPIPTPTMNRYEKLLSDDVEMLQSLIASGTALGRYGTPEEVAAFACFLLSDEASFITGTAHVIDGGYSATK, from the coding sequence ATGAGTATCAACAGATTTGAGAGCAAAGTAGTTATTATTACAGGTGCAGGTACCGGAATCGGAAAAGCTACAGCCTTAAGAGTAGCAAGAGAGGGCGGTACTGTAGTAGTTGCCAATCGATCAGATGCCGGCGCTAACACAGTTGAGGAAATTAAGGCTCTAGGTGGGGAAGCGATGTTTGTTCGGTCAGATGTTTCTCTCGAAGCAGACTGCAAAAATATCGTAGATCAAACATTAGCAGCTTATGGAAAAATTGATTGCCTATATAATAACTCAGCAATTACAGGAGACAATACGGATGTTATAGACTATGATCCGTTGTTGTTTCAAAAAGTGATTCAGACAAATCTCACTAGCCAATTCTACATGTTGCATTATACATTACCTCATATGAAATCTGGAGCTTCCGTTCTAAACTGCTCCTCTTTGCATGGTATTTTTATCGGGATGGCCAACGATGCAGCTTATTCAGCAAGTAAACATGCTATTGTGGGGATGACTAAATCGGTTGCCAAAGAAGTGGGTCACCGTAACATTAGAGTAAATGCTCTTTGCCCAGGACCTATCCCTACACCAACCATGAACAGATATGAAAAGCTGTTGTCTGATGATGTAGAGATGCTTCAATCTCTTATCGCATCTGGAACGGCTCTGGGTAGATACGGTACGCCTGAGGAAGTAGCTGCGTTTGCATGCTTCCTACTAAGTGATGAGGCTTCGTTTATTACAGGTACAGCACATGTGATTGACGGGGGCTATTCCGCAACAAAGTAA
- the nrdF gene encoding class 1b ribonucleoside-diphosphate reductase subunit beta: MTAIQAVNWNRPDDDFSLMFWNQNIMQFWTDDEIPLSDDKMSWLTLSEQEKDSYMKVLGGLTLLDTIQGGVGMPQIMEHVEGLQRKAVLGFMGMMEQIHAKSYSSIFTTLSSTEEIDSVFSWVEENPYLQFKAETISQYYKKIDSPKDLYLAMAASVLLESYLFYSGFFYPLYLAGQGKMTCSGEIIDLILRDESIHGVYVGVLAQEIFDGLPEDEQRELHQQLVDLLRLLHENEERYTEQIYAPIGLVEEVKTFLRYNANKAMMNLGHDPLFDEEEINPIVQNGISTHTKQHDFFSKKGNGYVRALNVEPLKDEDFQF, encoded by the coding sequence ATGACCGCTATCCAAGCCGTAAACTGGAACCGTCCCGACGACGATTTCTCATTGATGTTCTGGAATCAGAACATTATGCAATTCTGGACGGACGATGAAATTCCATTATCCGATGATAAAATGTCCTGGCTCACGCTTAGTGAGCAAGAAAAGGACTCCTATATGAAAGTGCTCGGCGGCCTGACACTGCTGGATACGATTCAAGGCGGAGTAGGTATGCCGCAGATTATGGAGCATGTCGAAGGCCTTCAGCGCAAGGCTGTGCTTGGCTTTATGGGCATGATGGAACAGATCCACGCCAAATCGTACAGCAGCATTTTCACCACTTTGTCCTCCACGGAGGAGATTGACAGTGTATTCAGCTGGGTAGAAGAGAACCCATACCTGCAGTTCAAAGCGGAGACGATATCGCAATATTACAAAAAAATAGACTCACCCAAAGACCTATACCTTGCTATGGCAGCCTCCGTGCTGCTCGAGAGCTACTTGTTCTATAGCGGCTTCTTCTACCCGCTTTATCTGGCCGGCCAGGGCAAAATGACTTGCAGCGGTGAGATTATCGACCTTATTCTTCGGGATGAGAGCATCCATGGGGTATATGTCGGTGTACTGGCGCAGGAGATCTTTGACGGGCTTCCAGAGGACGAGCAACGCGAGCTTCACCAGCAGCTCGTTGACCTCCTTAGACTGCTGCATGAGAATGAAGAACGTTATACCGAGCAGATCTATGCTCCCATCGGACTAGTGGAAGAGGTTAAGACCTTCCTTAGATACAATGCCAATAAAGCTATGATGAATCTGGGCCATGATCCGCTATTCGACGAGGAAGAGATCAACCCGATAGTTCAGAATGGTATCAGTACCCACACTAAGCAGCATGACTTCTTCTCGAAAAAAGGCAACGGATATGTCCGGGCGCTTAACGTAGAGCCGCTAAAGGATGAAGATTTTCAATTTTAA
- the nrdE gene encoding class 1b ribonucleoside-diphosphate reductase subunit alpha, with protein sequence MRHIELNNMLMKRDETGFFQLDKDLEAVAEFMRDVERRSLVFENTKAKVDYMIEQDFYENFYEQYSLAEIEEVYQITHSYNFSFPSYMAASKFYTDYAVKSNDRKQYLEHYPDRVAAVALHLGRGNAATAGMLARSMMEQRLQPATPTFLNAGKSRRGELVSCFLIEMDDSLNSINYVLNTCMQLSKIGGGVAVNLSKLRSRGETIKGVEDAAKGIIPVLKLMEDGFSYADQMGQRKGSGAAYYNIFGWDVLEFLDSKKINADEKTRLKTLSIGLIIPNRFYKLAKDNEPLHVFAPYSVYKAYGTHLDDMDLDDMYDKLLADPRVKKRKAMSARDMLTKIAMIQLESGYPYIMNKSNANAAHALKNVGQIKMSNLCTEIFQLQETSEINDYGQEDTIRRDVSCNLASLNIVNVMEHGKIRESVHEGMIALTAVSDMTSISNAPGVAKANKEMHSVGLGVMNLHGYLTKNKIAYESEQARDFARTFFMTMNYHSLEKSMEIAAASGHSFHGFEASDYATGVYFERYLTTDYRPVTPRVQELFGDIFIPSPSDWEQLRDAVKANGLYHAYRLAIAPTASISYIQNATSSVMPIVEQIETRTYANSTTYYPMPYLRPDNVFFYKSAYQMDQFKVIDLIAEIQPHIDQGISTVLHVNSDVSTRELARSYLYAAHKGLKSLYYTRTKKLSVEECLTCSI encoded by the coding sequence TTGCGGCATATTGAACTAAACAACATGTTGATGAAGAGAGACGAAACTGGTTTCTTTCAATTGGATAAAGACCTTGAGGCAGTAGCCGAATTTATGCGGGATGTAGAACGGCGGAGCTTGGTTTTTGAGAATACAAAAGCCAAGGTTGATTATATGATTGAACAGGATTTCTACGAAAATTTTTACGAACAGTACAGCTTGGCTGAGATTGAAGAAGTCTACCAAATTACCCATTCTTACAACTTCAGCTTTCCATCCTATATGGCAGCTTCGAAGTTCTATACGGATTACGCTGTAAAAAGCAATGACCGCAAGCAATATCTGGAGCATTATCCGGACCGTGTGGCGGCAGTTGCCCTTCACCTAGGACGCGGGAACGCCGCTACTGCCGGCATGCTTGCCCGTTCGATGATGGAGCAGCGCCTGCAGCCAGCGACGCCTACCTTCTTGAATGCCGGCAAGAGCCGGCGCGGTGAGCTTGTCTCCTGCTTCCTGATCGAAATGGACGACTCGCTTAATTCGATCAACTATGTGCTCAATACCTGCATGCAGCTATCGAAGATCGGCGGTGGCGTGGCTGTCAACCTGTCCAAGCTCCGTTCCCGCGGAGAGACCATCAAGGGTGTCGAAGATGCGGCTAAGGGCATTATACCTGTGCTCAAGCTGATGGAAGACGGCTTCTCCTATGCTGACCAGATGGGTCAACGTAAAGGCTCTGGAGCCGCCTACTACAACATTTTTGGCTGGGATGTTCTTGAATTTCTCGACAGCAAGAAGATCAACGCCGACGAAAAAACAAGGCTCAAAACCCTGTCCATCGGCCTGATTATTCCAAATCGCTTCTATAAACTGGCGAAGGACAATGAACCGCTGCATGTATTTGCCCCTTACAGTGTGTACAAGGCCTACGGCACGCATCTTGATGACATGGATTTGGATGATATGTACGATAAGCTTTTAGCCGATCCTCGTGTCAAAAAGAGAAAAGCCATGAGCGCGCGGGATATGCTGACCAAAATCGCCATGATCCAGCTGGAATCTGGCTATCCATATATTATGAACAAGAGCAATGCCAATGCGGCCCATGCCCTGAAAAATGTCGGACAGATCAAAATGTCCAACCTCTGCACGGAAATCTTCCAGCTGCAGGAGACTTCAGAGATTAATGATTACGGGCAGGAGGATACCATCCGCCGTGATGTAAGCTGCAATCTGGCTTCTTTGAACATTGTCAACGTGATGGAGCATGGCAAAATCCGTGAATCGGTACATGAAGGTATGATCGCCCTGACCGCTGTCAGCGATATGACCAGCATCTCCAATGCCCCAGGCGTAGCCAAGGCCAATAAAGAGATGCACTCGGTCGGACTTGGCGTGATGAATCTTCACGGCTATCTGACCAAGAACAAGATTGCTTATGAGAGCGAACAGGCTCGCGATTTTGCCCGGACCTTTTTCATGACCATGAACTACCATTCCCTGGAGAAAAGCATGGAGATCGCTGCCGCAAGCGGCCACTCTTTCCATGGATTTGAGGCCTCTGATTATGCTACAGGAGTTTATTTTGAGCGTTATCTGACAACAGATTACCGCCCTGTAACGCCAAGAGTACAAGAGCTGTTCGGAGATATTTTCATCCCATCCCCTTCGGACTGGGAACAACTGCGGGATGCAGTAAAAGCAAATGGCCTGTACCATGCTTACCGATTGGCGATTGCGCCAACAGCCAGCATTTCCTATATTCAAAATGCCACTTCAAGCGTTATGCCTATTGTAGAGCAGATTGAAACACGGACATATGCCAATTCAACGACTTACTATCCGATGCCGTACCTGCGTCCAGATAATGTATTTTTCTATAAATCGGCTTACCAAATGGATCAGTTCAAGGTGATCGATCTGATCGCGGAAATTCAGCCCCATATCGACCAGGGCATCTCGACTGTTCTGCATGTGAACAGCGATGTATCAACCAGAGAACTGGCCCGCTCCTATCTGTATGCGGCGCATAAAGGCCTGAAGTCGCTGTATTACACCCGGACCAAAAAGCTGTCCGTCGAGGAATGCCTCACCTGCTCGATCTAA